One genomic region from Methanocorpusculum vombati encodes:
- a CDS encoding sugar phosphate isomerase/epimerase family protein codes for MKIYFASSRLSLKDPESWVAGIAQAGFDGWEISMDGWFHSVADIPRKFPGIRKVLRDTGLESSVHLPFSGLNPASLNADVWNATVSQLSACIESASEIADTITLHPGYLEPNGREATSAAWNTHKEALARLGEVAERTGVCVALENMPNLEDFYCRDPYELEGFADAVSGISLTFDVGHANTNGNLDAFCRVILPRAAHLHIHDNHGKYDEHLPLGKGSIDWKKIMPKIQAEYHGKIMVVEGRNPAEGRISLDLIREWF; via the coding sequence ATGAAGATCTATTTTGCATCGTCGCGGCTTTCCCTCAAAGATCCGGAAAGCTGGGTCGCAGGAATTGCGCAGGCCGGATTTGACGGCTGGGAGATTTCCATGGACGGCTGGTTCCACAGTGTTGCAGATATTCCGCGGAAATTTCCGGGGATCCGAAAAGTTCTGCGGGATACGGGTCTTGAGTCCTCGGTCCATCTGCCGTTTTCCGGTCTGAACCCCGCATCGCTGAACGCTGATGTCTGGAACGCGACCGTGAGTCAGCTTTCGGCGTGCATCGAGTCCGCATCGGAGATTGCAGACACCATCACACTGCACCCGGGATACCTTGAACCAAACGGCCGTGAGGCAACATCCGCAGCATGGAATACTCACAAAGAAGCTCTGGCACGGCTTGGTGAGGTTGCGGAACGTACAGGGGTTTGTGTGGCGCTTGAGAACATGCCGAACCTTGAGGATTTTTACTGCCGGGACCCGTATGAACTGGAGGGTTTTGCGGATGCGGTATCGGGGATTTCCCTCACGTTTGATGTGGGGCATGCGAATACGAACGGAAATCTGGATGCCTTCTGCCGGGTGATTCTGCCGCGGGCGGCACACCTGCACATCCATGATAATCACGGAAAGTACGATGAGCACCTCCCGCTGGGAAAGGGGTCCATCGACTGGAAAAAGATTATGCCAAAGATCCAGGCAGAGTATCACGGAAAGATTATGGTCGTTGAAGGCAGGAATCCTGCGGAAGGCAGGATCAGTCTGGATCTGATCCGGGAGTGGTTCTGA
- a CDS encoding DUF1922 domain-containing protein, whose amino-acid sequence MIREGFAVIGCPRCRRMQVADLTHATKTCICGHKIDMTKTKLLAVSDSADEAGAVLRSFTAPKNSGFVSAASMYSSSPAEKTLKKK is encoded by the coding sequence ATGATACGTGAGGGGTTCGCGGTGATCGGCTGCCCGCGCTGCAGACGGATGCAGGTTGCCGATCTCACGCATGCAACAAAGACCTGCATCTGCGGCCATAAAATCGATATGACAAAGACAAAACTCCTCGCAGTCTCAGACTCCGCAGACGAGGCAGGAGCAGTGCTGAGATCCTTTACCGCACCAAAAAACTCCGGCTTTGTATCGGCAGCAAGCATGTACAGCTCTTCCCCTGCTGAAAAAACACTGAAAAAAAAGTGA
- a CDS encoding 4Fe-4S dicluster-binding protein, translating into MQVARVKKEKCSTADCNRCIRFCPVSRKDQPVIYIGRNKKATVNEELCNGCAKCVRICPEKAIEMITIPDPVDETVVAAAEVQSPDTAATPAPAAEVPKQTAPPKKKETPEEKIVRKKAEHSERVIRTLIACVLGMIAGIASYFIAGTPNPETGTQADPFVGVLILLVAIVLQRTIFILIRIDTAKLGKKDWFYQAFMTFAMWYLSWTIILSTSLLAE; encoded by the coding sequence ATGCAGGTAGCACGAGTCAAAAAGGAAAAATGCAGTACAGCAGACTGCAACCGCTGCATCCGGTTCTGTCCCGTATCACGTAAGGACCAGCCGGTAATCTACATCGGGAGAAATAAAAAGGCAACGGTGAACGAAGAGCTGTGTAACGGATGTGCCAAATGTGTCCGCATCTGCCCGGAAAAAGCAATCGAGATGATCACTATCCCGGATCCGGTTGACGAAACCGTGGTGGCGGCAGCAGAAGTCCAGTCACCGGACACCGCCGCAACCCCCGCACCCGCTGCGGAAGTGCCGAAACAGACTGCACCGCCAAAGAAAAAGGAGACCCCCGAAGAGAAGATCGTCCGCAAAAAAGCAGAGCACAGCGAGCGTGTCATCAGAACACTCATCGCCTGTGTTCTTGGTATGATTGCCGGTATTGCTTCCTACTTCATCGCAGGAACACCGAACCCGGAAACCGGTACCCAGGCCGATCCCTTTGTGGGTGTCCTGATTCTGCTGGTCGCAATCGTCCTGCAGAGAACCATCTTCATCCTCATCAGGATCGATACCGCCAAGCTCGGCAAGAAGGACTGGTTCTACCAGGCGTTCATGACCTTTGCCATGTGGTATCTTTCCTGGACGATCATTCTGAGCACTTCGCTCCTGGCCGAGTAA
- a CDS encoding ribonuclease Z, with protein MAGGETLFVHFLGTAGALPTPNRNPSCIMIRRGSDTLLFDCGEGAQQQMMRAKTGFTVNAIFVTHWHADHYLGIFGLVETMAFNGRTEPLTIYGPSGVDGFVEIIHRLTPKIPFVLSAVEVADGDVTLFDGYSVMAFKTYHGLESVGYILEEDMRPGRFNREEAVALGVPPGPLFGKLQRGESVRIVRDGAEVVISPEQVMGERRRGRKVVYTGDTRPVKNKNDLLEGADLLIHEATFDEEEGSARAKEVWHSTAREAGMVAAAVHPKILALVHFSSRYTSTANHLQDAREFFDGEIVAPADLSVIEIPFSDV; from the coding sequence ATGGCAGGCGGCGAGACACTGTTTGTACATTTTCTGGGGACTGCCGGAGCACTGCCGACACCGAACAGAAATCCGTCGTGCATTATGATCCGCCGGGGTTCGGACACGCTGCTGTTCGACTGCGGCGAGGGAGCACAGCAGCAGATGATGCGGGCGAAGACCGGGTTTACGGTGAATGCGATCTTTGTGACGCACTGGCACGCGGATCATTATCTCGGCATTTTCGGCCTGGTGGAGACGATGGCATTCAACGGACGAACGGAGCCGTTAACGATCTACGGACCTTCGGGGGTGGACGGGTTTGTGGAGATTATTCACCGGCTGACACCGAAGATTCCGTTTGTGCTGTCTGCGGTGGAAGTTGCGGACGGTGACGTGACCCTGTTTGACGGGTATTCGGTGATGGCGTTTAAGACGTATCACGGGCTTGAGAGTGTCGGGTATATCCTGGAGGAGGATATGCGTCCCGGACGGTTCAACCGTGAGGAAGCGGTTGCACTTGGTGTTCCCCCGGGTCCGCTGTTCGGGAAGTTACAGCGCGGGGAGAGTGTGCGGATTGTCCGTGATGGAGCGGAGGTTGTTATCTCACCCGAACAGGTGATGGGTGAGCGCCGCCGCGGCCGGAAGGTAGTGTACACCGGCGATACCCGGCCCGTGAAGAATAAAAATGATCTGCTGGAAGGGGCGGATCTGCTGATCCATGAGGCAACGTTTGATGAGGAGGAGGGTTCGGCCCGTGCCAAAGAGGTCTGGCACTCAACAGCACGGGAGGCGGGTATGGTTGCGGCGGCTGTTCATCCGAAGATTCTGGCACTGGTGCATTTCAGCTCGCGGTACACGTCAACAGCAAATCATCTGCAGGATGCACGGGAGTTCTTCGACGGGGAGATTGTCGCACCGGCGGATCTTTCGGTTATTGAAATTCCGTTTTCAGATGTCTGA
- a CDS encoding autoantigen p27 domain-containing protein produces the protein MNSGARKPDDIMAEYLLSGAKMLADLCPDCGAPMFEVKGKRMCVVCAASAAAPQTAVPKVVAADGSAPVPENVRVITPKYAKEQNTPVPVSGDIPARLDTLILQFCTRAEAEPDPARCLSYMECIRTAAEARTMLNR, from the coding sequence ATGAATAGCGGTGCACGAAAACCTGACGATATTATGGCTGAGTATCTTCTCAGCGGGGCAAAGATGCTGGCGGATCTCTGTCCTGACTGCGGAGCCCCGATGTTTGAGGTGAAAGGCAAACGCATGTGCGTGGTCTGTGCCGCGTCTGCGGCCGCGCCGCAGACCGCGGTACCGAAGGTTGTTGCCGCGGACGGCTCCGCTCCGGTTCCGGAGAACGTGCGGGTGATTACGCCGAAGTACGCAAAGGAGCAAAACACACCGGTACCGGTTTCCGGCGACATCCCTGCACGGCTGGACACCCTGATTCTGCAGTTCTGTACCCGGGCTGAAGCTGAACCGGACCCGGCACGCTGTCTGTCGTATATGGAGTGTATCCGAACGGCAGCGGAAGCCCGGACGATGCTGAACCGCTGA
- a CDS encoding UPF0147 family protein produces the protein MASPEEMIKQCVMMLQAISEDSTIPRNIRRVADETKTVLLDEKKTTGLRAADALSLIDEISNDPNMPVYARTSIWQLVSTLEAVPLD, from the coding sequence ATGGCAAGTCCGGAAGAGATGATAAAACAGTGTGTGATGATGCTTCAGGCAATCAGCGAGGATTCGACGATTCCCCGCAACATCCGCCGTGTCGCAGATGAGACAAAAACCGTGCTTCTTGATGAGAAGAAGACTACCGGCCTGCGGGCCGCAGATGCTCTGTCCTTAATTGACGAGATCAGCAACGATCCGAACATGCCGGTGTATGCCCGGACCAGTATCTGGCAGCTCGTTTCTACGCTTGAAGCGGTTCCGCTTGACTGA
- a CDS encoding aldehyde dehydrogenase family protein, with product MGEPYYIGGKLTRSPNSIPVIFSYTGEKYAEICLAGMDDQARAADCATLGFAETKILPGHRRAEILRLIADKIEEHREEFVQILIHESGKPVRQAHLEVTRAVSVMRISAEESVRLTGKVIPMDSTEFGEGYTGYYYKVPSGPVLCITPFNYPLNLACHKIGPAIAAGCSFVLKPSTKTSLSALLLARMVLEAGYPANAVNVVPCFGSNAETLVRDPRFTVLSFTGSPAIGWRLKELFPGRRISLELGGNAPAVVYKDADLAYAARRIAEGAVVNAGQSCISVQRVYLHDDIYDTCLAMILEHMRSFVVGDPRLPETDVGPMISEMEAVKTEEKIKQAVIRGARILVGGVRDGALFYPTVLERTSSEMGVCSSEMFSPMIIVRRYSDFDEVTRMVNESRYGLQGSVFTNSLDILEKAAMEFEGGTLVINDYPTFRADSMPYGGIKLSGIGREGPKYLIDEFMEKRLVVVRHRFSFV from the coding sequence ATGGGAGAACCATACTATATCGGGGGTAAGCTAACCCGCAGTCCAAATAGCATTCCGGTGATATTTTCCTATACCGGTGAAAAATATGCCGAAATCTGCCTTGCAGGCATGGACGATCAGGCACGTGCGGCCGACTGTGCCACCCTCGGATTTGCCGAAACAAAAATCCTGCCCGGTCACCGACGCGCAGAGATTCTCCGGCTGATCGCAGACAAAATCGAAGAACACCGCGAAGAATTCGTACAGATCCTGATCCATGAATCCGGCAAACCGGTCCGGCAGGCACATCTTGAAGTAACCCGTGCCGTATCCGTAATGCGGATATCTGCCGAGGAAAGCGTCCGGCTTACCGGCAAAGTCATCCCCATGGACAGCACCGAGTTTGGCGAAGGCTACACCGGCTACTACTACAAAGTACCCTCAGGTCCCGTTCTGTGCATCACACCCTTCAATTACCCGTTGAACCTTGCCTGTCATAAAATAGGTCCGGCAATTGCCGCGGGATGTTCCTTTGTTCTCAAACCGTCCACAAAAACGTCCCTCTCAGCCCTCCTGCTCGCCCGCATGGTACTCGAAGCAGGCTACCCGGCAAACGCCGTCAATGTGGTCCCCTGCTTCGGCTCCAACGCCGAAACACTGGTACGTGATCCCCGTTTTACCGTACTGTCCTTTACGGGAAGTCCTGCAATCGGCTGGCGGCTGAAAGAACTGTTCCCCGGCCGGCGCATCAGCCTTGAACTGGGAGGAAACGCACCGGCAGTCGTGTACAAAGATGCGGATCTCGCCTATGCCGCCCGGAGGATTGCGGAAGGTGCTGTAGTCAACGCAGGTCAGAGCTGCATCAGCGTACAGCGGGTTTACCTCCACGACGACATTTACGACACCTGTCTTGCGATGATCCTGGAACACATGCGATCCTTTGTTGTAGGAGATCCCCGTCTGCCGGAAACCGATGTAGGTCCGATGATCTCGGAGATGGAAGCCGTGAAGACCGAGGAAAAGATCAAGCAGGCGGTAATACGGGGCGCGCGCATTCTGGTCGGCGGCGTACGTGACGGTGCGCTGTTTTACCCGACGGTTCTGGAACGCACCTCATCCGAGATGGGCGTCTGTTCAAGTGAAATGTTTTCGCCGATGATCATCGTCCGCCGGTACTCGGATTTTGACGAGGTCACCCGGATGGTGAACGAATCAAGATACGGTCTGCAGGGAAGTGTCTTCACCAACTCTCTGGACATCCTGGAAAAAGCCGCCATGGAATTTGAAGGAGGAACACTCGTCATCAATGACTACCCGACCTTCCGTGCAGACTCCATGCCCTATGGCGGAATAAAACTTTCCGGTATCGGACGGGAAGGGCCGAAGTATCTGATCGATGAATTTATGGAAAAACGGCTGGTGGTTGTGCGCCACCGGTTCTCCTTCGTATGA
- a CDS encoding AAA family ATPase, translated as MKVIGVVGYPASGKGEFSQIAAGLGIPVVVMGDMIRRQVTAAGLALTDENIGAAARRLREDFGMDAVAMLTAEEVGKQHADAVVIDGIRGDAEVRYFRSVFPEFVLVAVEASFAVRLSRMQSRGRSDDTTTAESLKARDEREESFGLAAAMALAGVRLVNESTRDVYEAAVRRVFSEEL; from the coding sequence ATGAAGGTTATCGGTGTTGTCGGATATCCGGCGAGCGGGAAGGGTGAATTTTCGCAGATTGCCGCAGGGCTCGGTATTCCTGTAGTGGTAATGGGAGACATGATCCGACGGCAGGTAACCGCCGCGGGTCTTGCCCTCACCGATGAAAACATCGGGGCTGCCGCCCGCAGGCTCCGCGAGGATTTCGGCATGGATGCCGTTGCGATGCTGACCGCAGAAGAGGTCGGAAAGCAGCACGCGGATGCGGTGGTCATTGACGGAATCCGGGGGGATGCGGAGGTCCGTTATTTCCGTTCGGTTTTTCCGGAGTTTGTGCTGGTAGCCGTTGAGGCATCGTTTGCGGTGCGGCTTTCCCGGATGCAGTCGCGGGGACGAAGCGACGACACAACGACGGCGGAAAGTCTGAAAGCCCGCGACGAGCGTGAAGAATCATTCGGGCTTGCTGCCGCGATGGCGCTTGCCGGAGTACGGCTCGTGAACGAATCAACACGGGACGTCTATGAGGCAGCGGTCCGGCGGGTATTTTCGGAGGAACTATGA
- a CDS encoding ribosome biogenesis/translation initiation ATPase RLI, with protein sequence MRIAIVHKDRCHSRKCGQECIAYCPRVRTGDETIQIGESGRAEISEELCVGCGICIKKCPFEALDIIQLPEELDTPVHRYGPNAFVLYGLPQPVTGKVTGVLGPNGIGKSTAVKILSGQVKPNLGIFEREVSWEEILKFYAGTELLDYLQQVAKKTIRASIKPQYIDFIPKVFKGKVGDLLKANDERKQLDHFIRELALDTILDKDLSTLSGGELQRVALTVALSKEADFYFLDEVTPFLDIYQRMIAAKLIRELAESHPVILVEHDIAILDMVAETVHIAYGKPAAFGIITRPKGVRIGVNQYLEGFVAEENVRIRDYPVVFETRGHESDVEREILMEIPEMTKTFPGFTLKVAGGEVRRGEVLGIVGANGIGKSTFAKLLAGVETPDDGRKFDTVTVSYKPQYVTANTSDTVEFLLRQATRRFDSSYYQHEILEPLGLMPLLQSEVNHLSGGELQRVAIALCLSRDADLYILDEPSAHLDVEQRLVTTKVIKRAAEDKGAGIMVIDHDMYTIDMISERLLVFDGVPGANGLATGPFEMKEGMNKFLGLLGITFRRDKTGRPRINKPGSYLDREQKAAGEYYYYNLDAAALADAVKEEEDEEEPAESVSP encoded by the coding sequence ATGAGGATTGCCATCGTTCACAAAGACCGGTGTCATTCCCGGAAATGCGGACAGGAATGCATAGCCTACTGTCCGCGGGTACGTACCGGAGACGAAACCATTCAGATAGGCGAAAGCGGCCGTGCCGAGATCTCCGAGGAGCTGTGTGTCGGTTGCGGTATCTGTATCAAGAAGTGTCCGTTTGAGGCACTGGACATTATCCAGCTGCCGGAGGAGCTGGATACCCCGGTGCACCGCTACGGGCCGAATGCATTCGTGCTGTACGGTCTCCCCCAGCCGGTGACAGGTAAAGTCACCGGTGTTCTCGGACCGAACGGTATCGGAAAGTCAACCGCCGTGAAAATTCTTTCCGGCCAGGTCAAACCGAATCTCGGCATCTTTGAGCGTGAGGTGTCCTGGGAAGAAATTCTCAAGTTCTATGCCGGAACCGAACTGCTGGACTACCTGCAGCAGGTCGCAAAAAAGACGATCCGTGCCTCCATCAAGCCGCAGTACATCGATTTTATCCCGAAAGTGTTCAAGGGAAAGGTCGGCGATCTGCTCAAGGCAAATGATGAGCGTAAACAGCTGGATCACTTCATCAGAGAACTTGCCCTGGACACGATTCTTGACAAGGATCTCTCCACCCTGTCAGGCGGAGAACTGCAGCGTGTCGCACTCACCGTTGCGTTGTCTAAGGAGGCTGATTTCTACTTCCTCGATGAAGTGACGCCGTTCCTGGACATTTACCAGAGGATGATCGCGGCAAAACTGATCCGTGAGCTTGCGGAGTCGCATCCGGTTATTCTGGTCGAACACGATATTGCGATTTTAGACATGGTTGCGGAGACTGTCCACATCGCCTACGGCAAGCCTGCGGCGTTTGGTATTATTACACGGCCCAAAGGTGTCAGAATCGGGGTGAACCAGTATCTGGAAGGATTCGTGGCAGAGGAGAACGTGCGTATCCGTGACTATCCGGTGGTGTTTGAGACACGCGGCCATGAAAGCGATGTGGAACGCGAGATCTTAATGGAGATTCCGGAGATGACGAAGACCTTCCCCGGTTTTACGCTGAAGGTTGCGGGCGGCGAGGTCCGGCGCGGCGAGGTTCTGGGTATCGTCGGTGCAAACGGTATTGGAAAGTCCACGTTTGCCAAACTGCTTGCAGGTGTTGAGACTCCGGACGACGGCAGGAAGTTTGATACGGTGACGGTGTCGTATAAGCCGCAGTATGTGACGGCGAACACGTCGGATACGGTGGAGTTCCTGCTGCGGCAGGCGACCCGGCGGTTTGACTCTTCCTATTACCAGCACGAGATTCTGGAGCCGCTCGGGTTAATGCCGCTGTTACAGTCCGAGGTTAACCACCTTTCCGGCGGAGAACTGCAGCGTGTGGCAATTGCCCTGTGCCTGTCGCGGGATGCGGATCTGTATATTCTGGATGAACCAAGCGCCCATCTGGATGTGGAGCAGCGGCTCGTGACCACGAAGGTTATCAAGCGTGCGGCAGAGGACAAGGGTGCCGGTATCATGGTGATCGATCATGATATGTACACGATCGATATGATCAGTGAACGGCTGCTGGTCTTCGACGGGGTTCCGGGTGCAAACGGTCTTGCTACCGGGCCGTTTGAGATGAAGGAGGGAATGAATAAGTTCCTTGGTCTTTTAGGCATCACCTTCCGCCGTGACAAGACGGGACGTCCGCGGATCAATAAGCCGGGGTCGTATCTTGACCGCGAGCAGAAGGCGGCGGGCGAGTACTATTACTACAACCTTGATGCGGCGGCTCTTGCCGACGCGGTGAAGGAAGAGGAAGACGAGGAAGAACCGGCAGAGTCCGTCTCTCCATAA